From Cheilinus undulatus linkage group 18, ASM1832078v1, whole genome shotgun sequence, the proteins below share one genomic window:
- the slc18b1 gene encoding MFS-type transporter SLC18B1: MEPHSNHSSDNLASVESTDPPPRMTKQQVLTLLSMASVNFSSMICYSILGPFFPNEAVKKGANQTIVGLIFGCYAVSNLIGSLILGRYIVQIGAKFMLITGLFVSSFCTILFGLLDRVPAGTAFITLCFIVRSIDAVGFAAAMTSTFAMTAKIFPNNVATVLGSLEMFTGLGLILGPPVGGWFYQSFGYEVPFMLLGCILFVMVPFNIYVLPSIEADPSQDSFFRLLSHVKIVLICYVIFTLSAGLGFLDATLSLFAMDEFDLSPGYVGLIMLGLSLPYCLASPLLGYFTDKFPGTRKWFMVIGGIATATGFCLLGPIPILHIPSQLWLLILMLGVIGFSLGMTAIPTFPEIIAHAYEHGFEEGLSTLGMVSGLFGAVWSLGMFYGPIVGGLITQYLSFKWAAAVQGGLAFLAAFFLAVHYSCQPKQQRRSIPEDSEHRDESTPLLID; this comes from the exons ATGGAGCCTCACTCTAATCATTCTTCAG ATAACCTCGCTTCAGTTGAATCAACAGATCCTCCACCGAGGATGACAAAACAGCAGGTCCTGACCTTATTATCGATGGCATCTGTCAACTTTAGTTCAATGATCTGCTACTCGATATTGGGACCATTTTTTCCCAATGAG GCAGTAAAGAAGGGAGCCAACCAGACAATTGTTGGTCTTATATTTGGCTGCTACGCAGTTAGCAATTTAATTGGATCTCTGATACTGGGAAGATAT ATTGTCCAAATAGGTGCAAAGTTCATGCTCATTACCGGGCTGTTTGTGTCATCGTTCTGCACCATCCTTTTTGG attACTCGACCGGGTTCCTGCAGGGACTGCTTTCATTACGCTGTGCTTTATAGTGAGGTCCATTGACGCCGTGGGCTTTGCTGCTGCCATGACCTCCACTTTTGCCATGACAGCAAAAATATTCCCCAACAATGTGGCGACTGTCCTG GGTAGTTTGGAGATGTTCACAGGACTTGGTCTCATTCTGGGTCCACCGGTCGGAGGATGGTTCTACCAGTCATTTGGATATGAAGTCCCTTTTATGCTTCTTGGATGCATCCTCTTTGTCATGGTTCCTTTCAACATTTATGTCCTGCCAAGCATCG AAGCGGATCCCTCGCAAGATTCCTTCTTTCGGCTCCTCAGCCATGTGAAAATAGTCCTGATCTGCTATGTGATTTTCACTCTCAGTGCAGGTCTGGGCTTCTTGGATGCCACTTTGTCCTTGTTTGCTATGGATGAG TTTGATCTCTCACCTGGCTACGTGGGACTCATCATGCTTGGGTTGTCTTTACCATACTGCCTGGCATCTCCACTGTTGGGGTATTTTACGGATAAATTTCCT GGCACCAGGAAGTGGTTCATGGTGATAGGAGGTATTGCCACGGCAACTGGCTTTTGCCTGCTTGGTCCCATCCCTATCTTACACATTCCAAG TCAGCTGTGGTTGCTGATCCTCATGCTCGGGGTAATTGGGTTTTCTCTGGGTATGACTGCAATCCCGACGTTCCCTGAGATCATCGCACATGCATA TGAACATGGATTTGAAGAGGGACTGAGTACACTTGGAATGGTGTCAGGACTGTTTGGGGCAGTTTGGTCTTTAGG GATGTTTTATGGCCCAATCGTTGGTGGACTTATCACACAATATCTGTCCTTTAAATGGGCCGCAGCAGTCCAAGGAGGCCTGGCATTTCTTGCC GCCTTCTTCCTTGCTGTGCATTACTCCTGTCAACCTAAACAACAAAGACGAAG CATCCCAGAAGATAGTGAACATAGAGATGAAAGTACACCTCTCCTGATTGACTGA
- the ahi1 gene encoding jouberin: MPAGESEDRAKTRERFNEVFKKYTESEKKKVKKKKKAETQEAIVLETLKKNLNLDKDTEEDETILQNTYHPEHGSPRYTKNKRRERETAEKVNINNSKNQEEIETSKPKRKSKRELPPLTVSEDATGYNEKAVDASKSEIPLEPDYGGDEKGTKRKSKKGKSKGATEAKMESQVEDAEDTLLQEYQQQIAQEEERTSKKTKKKTEEEHAVSPNVTLNNDVGKKKKKKLKSVISQPEIEEQEEDSDRDADVENETETKGKKKKKKKKHVAKEEGDVEAEVPRKPRFDDSLVLGVYIHRTDRLKTDLLISHPMVKIHVVDINTDQYVKKEDCHRPVSSFYEQENVDHILPIMTQPFDFKKNKSVIPEWHEQIIFNERFGHFVEQNEDSPRTILFFEILDFITMEEARANVDVDKHERGFRKIAWAFLKLVGTNGVLNIDSKLRLQLFCPPPRAKRQPKKIEVVEWWRMYPREKYASTLYVTVKGIKLPEHVDPSMRSMMALQEERGSTSYSELQNEVTKKSLTQQVESKPPALRWSRLPGQVCRIPNKLMLSFRGGQMGCYTVLFSHAGTILAAACADRDAFPVVVYEIPSGKVLAAFNGHLKIVYDLCWSRDDQSLLSASSDGTVREWNVERLQGTAQKVLPHPSFVYCAQYHPTAQNLVVTGGYDALVRVWRLDVDDVNGQLLQEFEGHSSFINTVCFDSEGSRMFSADNTGLIIVWKTLVNDSKQRQPCNHWSVEKKINESDLKSIPVNMLQLHPNGRCLLIHAKDSVLRMMDLRILAVKKYTGATNYRERIYSTFTPCGNFIFSGSEDGMAYVWNTDTGDQVAVYSEFCYPTALHGVSFHPHENMVAFCAFGQSQPVHVYLYDRKVSQMEGHNLKAMSRSASADTRTMRATPDTPGLLDTTTSSAMDQFAHTARLALKMQCIKETLNSVLEPNQRSSASGYIYEQGKMGITSTGRSLTSGSGTTGLSASLPPPSFLSPHSKLQLSGSLAEQLIPQAALSTQNRGFSPVGQRLKGSFRLQALPDPFPSGIQTDTDPTPVQQVVVVLYDYRANRSDELTIRRGDIIQVLYKDNDNWWFGRLVNGQQGYFLASYVADQRDYKEEAVQSVDSQPGLSDGTVERSTPTRVSAAISSSGELRFLSEPTLSDTEPELTTARARRKKKVKKPGVPAASSQATFSDADATELSSTRRRGRFSIRPLPKRPTGQTNRAFESDT, from the exons GTGAGAGTGAAGACCGGGCAAAGACCCGGGAGAGATTTAATGAAGTATTCAAGAAATACACTGAGTCAGAGAAGAAAAAGgttaagaagaaaaagaaggctGAAACTCAGGAAGCCATTGTG CTAGAAACTCTAAAAAAGAATCTCAACCTTGACAAGGACACAGAAGAAGATGAGACCATCCTCCAGAACACATACCACCCCGAACACGGCAGTCCTCGCTACACAAAGAATAAGcgaagagaaagagaaacagcagagaaagttaacatcaacaacagcaaaaacCAAGAGGAAATTGAAACTTCAAAACCAAAGAGGAAAAGTAAGAGGGAGCTTCCCCCTCTAACTGTTTCTGAGGATGCCACTGGCTACAATGAGAAGGCTGTGGATGCTTCCAAATCTGAGATCCCTTTGGAGCCAGATTATGGAGGGGATGAAAAGGGAACGAAGCGAAAAAGTAAGAAAGGGAAAAGCAAAGGAGCTACGGAGGCCAAGATGGAGAGTCAGGTGGAGGATGCAGAGGACACACTGCTGCAGGAATATCAACAGCAGATtgcacaggaggaggagaggacttcaaagaagacaaaaaaaaagacagaggaagagCATGCTGTCTCCCCAAATGTAACGTTGAATAATGATGTTggcaagaagaaaaagaaaaagctgaaatCTGTCATCTCCCAGCCAGAAATCGA GGAACAAGAAGAAGACAGTGACAGGGATGctgatgttgaaaatgaaacagaaaccaaggggaaaaagaaaaagaagaagaaaaaacatg TTGCAAAAGAAGAGGGTGATGTTGAGGCAGAGGTACCCCGGAAACCAAGATTTGATGACAGCCTAGTGCTAGGAGTGTACATCCACAGAACAGATCGCCTCAAAACAGACTTACTGATATCACATCCCATGGTGAAAATCCATGTTGTGGATATAAACACTGATCAGTATGTGAAGAAAGAAGACTG CCATCGTCCAGTTTCCTCCTTTTATGAACAAGAGAACGTCGACCACATTCTGCCCATCATGACTCAACCATTCGACTTCAAGAAGAACAAATCAGTCATTCCTGAATGGCATGAACAGATCATCTTCAATGAACGCTTTGGACACTTTGTTGAACAAAATGAAGACAGCCCCAGAACTATTCTCTTCTTTGAA ATTCTGGACTTCATAACCATGGAAGAAGCAAGAGCCAATGTTGATGTTGACAAGCATGAGCGAGGATTCAGAAAGATCGCATGGGCATTCCTCAAG ctGGTTGGCACAAATGGTGTGCTGAACATTGACAGTAAACTTCGCCTCCAGCTCTTCTGTCCTCCACCTCGGGCAAAGAGACAGCCTAAGAAAATTGAAGTGGTCGAGTGGTGGAGGATGTACCCTCGAGAAAAATATGCATCCACCCTCTATGTTACAGTGAAGGGCATTAAACTACCAGAGCAT GTGGACCCCAGTATGCGGTCTATGATGGCGCTGCAGGAGGAGAGGGGTAGCACCTCCTACAGTGAACTGCAGAATGAGGTCACCAAGAAAAGCCTTACACAGCAAGTAGAGAGCAAACCACCAGCCTTAAGATGGAGCAGACTGCCAGGACAG GTCTGTCGGATTCCTAACAAGCTCATGCTGTCATTCCGTGGTGGCCAGATGGGCTGCTACACAGTGCTTTTCTCTCACGCCGGGACAATTCTGGCTGCAGCTTGTGCTGACAGAGACGCTTTCCCTGTCGTAG TGTATGAGATTCCATCTGGCAAAGTTTTGGCTGCCTTTAATGGACATCTCAAGATAGTTTATGATCTCTGCTGGTCCAGAGACGATCAAAGTCTTTTGTCCGCCTCCTCGGATGGAACTGTCAG AGAGTGGAATGTTGAGAGGCTACAAGGGACAGCCCAGAAGGTGCTCCCTCATCCATCCTTTGTGTACTGTGCCCAGTATCACCCCACTGCCCAGAACCTGGTGGTGACGGGGGGCTATGATGCTCTGGTGCGGGTTTGGAGGCTCGATGTGGATGATGTGAATGGCCAGCTGCTGCAGGAGTTTGAGGGTCACAGCAGTTTCATCAACACTGTTTGTTTTGACTCAGAAG gAAGCAGAATGTTCTCTGCAGACAACACAGGCCTTATCATTGTGTGGAAAACGCTGGTAAATGACAGCAAACAGCGTCAGCCGTGTAATCACTGGAGTGTAGAGAAG AAAATCAATGAAAGTGACCTCAAGAGTATCCCTGTCAACATGCTGCAGCTCCATCCGAACGGACGGTGCCTGCTCATTCATGCCAAAGACAGTGTCCTCAGGATGATGGACTTGAGAAT CCTGGCTGTGAAGAAGTACACCGGAGCCACAAACTATAGAGAAAGGATCTATAGCACTTTCACGCCATGTGGGAACTTCATCTTCTCTGGAAGTGAGGATGGGATGGCATATGTCTGGAATACTGATACAG GTGACCAAGTTGCAGTCTACTCTGAGTTTTGTTACCCCACTGCTCTGCATGGCGTGTCATTCCATCCACATGAAAACATGGTTGCTTTCTGCGCCTTTGGTCAGAGCCAGCCTGTCCACGTGTACCTGTATGATCGCAAAG tttccCAAATGGAGGGGCATAATTTAAAAGCAATGAGCAGATCAGCATCAGCCGACACCAGAACCATGAGAGCCACACCGGACACACCAGGGTTACTAGACACCACGACTTCTTCAGCCATGGATCAGTTCGCCCACACAGCAAGGCTTGCATTAAAAATGCAGTGTATTAAGGAGACACTGAATTCAGTTCTT GAACCAAATCAGAGGTCCTCAGCTTCTGGATACATTTACGAGCAAG GGAAAATGGGGATCACTAGTACAGGAAGGAGCTTGACGTCAGGCTCTGGCACA ACGGGATTAAGTGCTTCATTACCACCTCCGTCCTTCTTGTCTCCGCACTCCAAGCTGCAGCTGTCTGGGTCCCTTGCTGAGCAGTTGATCCCCCAGGCAGCTCTAAGCACCCAAAACC GTGGATTCAGTCCAGTGGGTCAGCGTCTTAAAGGGTCTTTCAGGCTGCAG GCCCTTCCTGATCCCTTTCCCTCAGGCATCCAAACAGATACAGATCCCACTCCTGTTCAACAAGTA GTGGTTGTGCTCTATGACTACAGAGCTAATAGATCTGATGAACTGACCATACGCCGGGGTGACATCATCCAAGTGCTCTACAAAGACAATGACAACTGGTGGTTTGGACGTCTGGTTAACGGGCAGCAAGGATATTTTCTTGCTTCTTATGTTGCAGACCAGA GAGATTACAAGGAAGAAGCAGTTCAATCTGTGGATTCACAACCAGGCTTGTCTGATGGGACTGTGGAGAGGTCAACGCCAACCAGG gtttctgCTGCAATTAGTTCTTCTGGTGAGCTTCGATTTCTCTCTGAGCCGACACTTTCTGACACTGAGCCTGAGCTGACTACTGCCAG AGCTAGAAGGAAAAAGAAGGTGAAAAAGCCAGGAGTCCCTGCAGCCTCATCACAGGCCACATTTTCTGATGCAGATGCAACTGAATTGAGCAGCACCCGGAGGAGAGGCAGATTCAGTATCAGACCCCTGCCAAAGAGACCGACGGGTCAGACTAACCGTGCCTTTGAGTCTGATACGTAA